A DNA window from Micromonospora sp. NBC_01739 contains the following coding sequences:
- a CDS encoding acyl-CoA dehydrogenase family protein, with amino-acid sequence MDFHLSTDQDLFAKEIRAFASERVAPFRVQSDRAGRYREGLLTEIAATGLFGLRIPTGYGGRGLDTAYVGLALEELAAADLSVCFPVLNAALVGGVLAANATEEQLARWLPPIARGESVVALALTEPEHGTDAANIGMRARPEGEGWVVSGEKTSIMAAVYATHALLFVRTGGAGPRGISAFYLSLDTPGVRVEGQSDLGCRSGGRGRILLEEVRLSPADLVGAEGMGFVQVMRGFGVSRAYIALMAIAVGRAALDAAFAHAGEREAFGQPLSRFQAVTFPLVEHLTMMHAARLVAFEALTAADTGGDPRLPANMAKWWAPKAAMEAVHQSLLTLGHLGWSEDGPMAQRLRDVVGLQLADGTAAATKLVVARHLLGRERAP; translated from the coding sequence ATGGATTTCCACCTCTCTACCGATCAGGACCTTTTCGCCAAGGAGATCCGCGCGTTCGCCAGCGAGCGGGTGGCACCCTTCCGGGTGCAGAGCGACCGGGCCGGGCGGTACCGCGAGGGCCTGCTCACCGAGATCGCCGCCACCGGCCTGTTCGGACTGCGCATACCCACCGGTTACGGCGGTCGTGGCCTGGATACGGCCTATGTCGGCCTGGCCCTGGAGGAACTGGCCGCCGCCGACCTGTCGGTGTGCTTCCCGGTGCTGAACGCCGCCCTGGTCGGCGGGGTGCTGGCCGCCAACGCCACCGAGGAACAGTTGGCCCGCTGGTTGCCGCCGATCGCCCGGGGCGAGTCCGTGGTGGCCCTGGCCCTGACCGAGCCGGAGCACGGCACGGACGCCGCCAACATCGGGATGCGGGCCCGCCCGGAGGGCGAGGGCTGGGTGGTCAGCGGCGAGAAGACCTCGATCATGGCGGCGGTGTACGCCACCCACGCCCTGCTGTTCGTCCGCACCGGGGGTGCGGGGCCGCGCGGGATCAGCGCCTTCTATCTGTCCCTGGACACCCCGGGGGTACGGGTCGAGGGGCAGTCCGATCTGGGCTGCCGCTCCGGAGGGCGGGGGCGCATCCTGCTGGAGGAGGTCCGGCTCTCCCCCGCCGACCTGGTCGGCGCCGAAGGGATGGGGTTCGTCCAGGTGATGCGCGGGTTCGGGGTGTCCCGGGCGTACATCGCCCTGATGGCCATCGCGGTCGGTCGGGCCGCCCTGGACGCCGCCTTCGCCCATGCCGGGGAACGGGAGGCCTTCGGGCAGCCCCTGAGCCGCTTCCAGGCGGTGACCTTCCCGCTGGTGGAACACCTGACGATGATGCACGCCGCGCGGCTGGTCGCCTTCGAGGCGCTGACCGCGGCGGACACCGGTGGTGACCCTCGGCTGCCGGCCAACATGGCCAAGTGGTGGGCCCCCAAGGCCGCCATGGAGGCGGTGCACCAGTCCCTGCTGACCTTGGGGCACCTGGGCTGGTCGGAGGACGGGCCGATGGCCCAGCGCCTGCGCGATGTCGTGGGCCTGCAACTGGCCGACGGAACCGCCGCCGCCACGAAGCTCGTCGTGGCCCGGCACCTGCTCGGCCGGGAACGCGCACCGTGA
- the lysW gene encoding lysine biosynthesis protein LysW, producing the protein MQNVISGAECPECMAEIYVGDDALVSEIIECTDCRSDLEITSVRPPVLSTAPEVEEDWGE; encoded by the coding sequence ATGCAAAACGTCATAAGCGGCGCCGAGTGCCCCGAGTGCATGGCGGAGATCTACGTGGGCGACGACGCCCTGGTGAGCGAGATCATCGAGTGCACGGACTGCCGTTCCGACCTGGAGATCACCTCTGTCCGGCCACCGGTCCTGAGCACCGCACCGGAGGTCGAAGAGGACTGGGGCGAGTAG
- a CDS encoding transketolase, whose protein sequence is MSIAVASPPSTDLTQRTTRIRESIVTMCACPDGGHLGGSMSLVEILATLYLRVMRVDPADPQAPDRDILLLSKGHGGIGLYATLAEAGYFPAERLAEYSVPGGHFMAHPHPGVPGVEAPSGSLGHGLALGIGYALAARLDGSARRCFVVMGDGETQEGSVWEAAGVASHHGLDNLTAIIDRNQLQITGGTEQVSRLGPMAQRWRAFGWTVHEVDGHDVEALTAALEAPAEQGRPTLVIAHTVKGKGLPYLEGDLRSHYVALKERQYHKAMAVLRRSRS, encoded by the coding sequence ATGAGCATCGCTGTCGCATCGCCACCCAGCACCGATCTGACGCAGAGAACGACCCGGATCCGGGAGAGCATCGTCACCATGTGTGCCTGCCCGGACGGTGGGCACCTGGGCGGTTCGATGTCCCTGGTCGAGATCCTGGCCACCCTCTACCTGCGGGTCATGCGCGTGGACCCGGCCGACCCCCAGGCCCCGGATCGGGACATCCTGCTGCTCAGCAAGGGACACGGCGGCATCGGGCTGTACGCCACCCTGGCCGAGGCCGGCTACTTCCCGGCCGAGCGCCTGGCCGAGTACTCCGTGCCCGGCGGACACTTCATGGCCCATCCGCACCCGGGGGTGCCGGGGGTGGAGGCCCCCTCCGGCTCCCTGGGGCACGGGTTGGCGCTGGGCATCGGGTACGCCCTGGCCGCCCGGCTGGACGGCAGCGCCCGTCGCTGCTTCGTGGTGATGGGGGACGGTGAGACCCAGGAGGGGTCGGTCTGGGAGGCCGCCGGGGTGGCCTCCCATCATGGCCTGGACAACCTCACCGCGATCATCGACCGCAACCAGTTGCAGATCACCGGTGGCACCGAGCAGGTCAGCCGGCTGGGGCCGATGGCGCAGCGCTGGCGGGCCTTCGGGTGGACCGTCCACGAGGTGGACGGGCACGACGTCGAGGCGCTGACGGCCGCCCTGGAGGCCCCCGCCGAGCAGGGTCGCCCCACCCTGGTCATCGCGCACACCGTGAAGGGCAAGGGCCTGCCCTACCTCGAGGGGGACCTGCGCAGTCACTACGTGGCCCTCAAGGAACGGCAGTACCACAAGGCGATGGCCGTGCTGCGCCGGAGCCGGTCGTGA
- the argC gene encoding N-acetyl-gamma-glutamyl-phosphate reductase: MKRVAVIGAAGYIGGELLRLLSAHPGIELAAATSRRLGGRLVDGVHPNLRGRTKLSFVGEDQLDRYDVLFLATPHRETMQRMPEFLDRAEVVIDLSGDFRLGCTDTYADYYGVAHTAPDLLDTFVPGIPEYHRGRLRTADRISVPGCMANAGILALAPLARAGLIEGEVAIDARTGSSGAGNTAGPANLHAERSGALRVFAPTRHRHEAEISQVTGLPVRMTATGVEAVRGVQLLARVKVTKEVDERKIRAAYRTVYRDEPFVRVVAHRRGLHRFPDAKILSGSNFCDVGFAIDPGAPQVTVISALDNLVKGGAGNAVQCMNIRLGLPERQGLEFTGLHPN; this comes from the coding sequence ATGAAAAGGGTAGCGGTGATCGGAGCGGCCGGTTACATCGGCGGGGAACTGTTGCGCCTGCTGAGCGCCCATCCCGGGATCGAACTGGCGGCGGCCACCTCCCGGCGGCTCGGCGGCCGACTGGTCGACGGGGTGCATCCCAACCTGCGCGGGCGCACCAAGCTCTCGTTCGTCGGCGAGGACCAACTCGACCGGTACGACGTGTTGTTCCTGGCCACCCCGCACCGGGAGACCATGCAGCGGATGCCGGAGTTCCTGGACCGGGCCGAGGTGGTGATCGACCTGTCCGGTGACTTCCGGCTGGGCTGCACCGACACCTACGCCGACTACTACGGGGTGGCGCACACCGCCCCCGACCTGCTGGACACCTTCGTACCCGGCATCCCGGAGTACCACCGGGGACGGCTGCGTACCGCAGACCGGATCAGCGTGCCGGGCTGCATGGCCAACGCCGGCATCCTGGCCCTGGCCCCACTGGCCCGGGCCGGGTTGATCGAGGGAGAGGTGGCGATCGACGCCCGCACCGGGTCGAGCGGGGCCGGCAACACCGCCGGACCGGCGAACCTGCACGCCGAACGCAGCGGCGCCCTGCGGGTCTTCGCGCCCACCCGGCACCGCCACGAGGCGGAGATCTCCCAGGTCACCGGCCTGCCGGTCCGGATGACGGCCACCGGGGTGGAGGCCGTCCGGGGGGTACAGCTGCTGGCTCGGGTGAAGGTGACCAAGGAGGTGGACGAGCGGAAGATCCGCGCGGCCTACCGCACGGTCTACCGGGACGAACCCTTCGTCCGGGTGGTGGCGCATCGACGCGGCCTGCACCGGTTTCCGGACGCCAAGATCCTCTCCGGGTCGAACTTCTGCGACGTGGGCTTCGCGATCGACCCCGGCGCACCCCAGGTGACCGTGATCAGCGCCCTGGACAACCTGGTCAAGGGCGGTGCCGGCAACGCCGTGCAGTGCATGAACATCCGCCTGGGACTGCCGGAGCGGCAGGGCCTGGAGTTCACCGGCCTGCACCCCAACTGA
- a CDS encoding amidohydrolase family protein → MTTLLIRGGSLYPADDEHRVLPDGAVLVTGDRIAAVGPTEEVEATLLPQQRAELRVLDARGMMILPGFVNPHWHEMFAMRFPFKGALRSPSDREDRPVFMALGGDVRAISGAFDDFTDLIADLTPDEATAIARYSMWTQLRSGVTTLGDVGSFNHPTALAAAARSLGMRCSISTWASDARCAPGETRFRRTRDADLVLAGIEEVVRDLAGDTTGLLRARPTAVYSLNMTDELGAGFAELVRRHDLPFATHVGALRNEVEVSRTYFGATPVRRFADLGLLSDRFMAVHCAFADEDERKMLVAANAHISYSPAKYGPAGEATVTETRAMPHFRRAGLDVSLSTDGAPLPVGGMAENMRAVWQQLNEMSADPTEVRPTDALAMATRIPARGLDWAGIGSLEPGHQADIQLIRTQDWRYLLNPRPLEGFLALGGSQDVDTVLVAGQVRVRGGRPVDLDESDLQAQYLDALASFSIRRLGVDPGVVAQWIRRATNTEGD, encoded by the coding sequence GTGACGACACTGCTGATCCGAGGCGGCAGCCTCTACCCGGCCGATGACGAGCATCGGGTGCTGCCCGACGGCGCGGTCCTGGTCACCGGCGACCGGATCGCCGCCGTCGGTCCGACCGAGGAGGTGGAGGCGACGCTGCTACCGCAGCAGCGCGCGGAACTCAGGGTGCTGGACGCCCGGGGCATGATGATCCTGCCCGGCTTCGTGAACCCGCACTGGCACGAGATGTTCGCGATGCGCTTCCCGTTCAAGGGGGCGCTGCGCTCCCCCAGCGACCGGGAGGACCGGCCGGTCTTCATGGCCCTGGGCGGCGATGTCCGGGCGATCTCCGGGGCCTTCGACGACTTCACCGACCTGATCGCGGATCTCACCCCGGACGAGGCGACCGCGATCGCGCGGTACTCGATGTGGACCCAGCTGCGGTCCGGGGTCACCACCCTGGGCGACGTCGGATCCTTCAACCACCCGACCGCCCTGGCCGCCGCCGCCCGGAGCCTGGGCATGCGCTGCTCGATCAGCACCTGGGCCAGTGACGCCCGGTGCGCGCCCGGGGAGACCCGCTTCCGTCGCACCCGGGACGCCGACCTGGTGCTGGCCGGCATCGAGGAGGTGGTCCGGGACCTCGCCGGGGACACCACCGGCCTGCTCCGGGCCCGTCCCACCGCGGTCTACAGCCTGAACATGACCGACGAGCTGGGGGCCGGCTTCGCCGAACTCGTCCGGCGCCACGACCTGCCCTTCGCCACCCATGTCGGCGCGCTGCGCAACGAGGTGGAGGTGTCCCGGACCTACTTCGGCGCCACCCCGGTCCGCCGCTTCGCCGACCTGGGGCTGCTCTCGGACCGGTTCATGGCGGTGCACTGCGCCTTCGCCGACGAGGACGAACGCAAGATGCTGGTGGCCGCGAACGCGCACATCAGCTACTCACCGGCCAAGTACGGCCCGGCCGGCGAGGCCACGGTGACCGAGACCCGGGCCATGCCGCACTTCCGTCGGGCCGGACTGGACGTGTCCCTGTCCACCGACGGCGCACCCCTGCCGGTGGGCGGCATGGCGGAGAACATGCGGGCCGTCTGGCAGCAACTCAACGAGATGTCCGCGGACCCGACCGAGGTCCGGCCCACCGACGCCCTGGCGATGGCCACCCGGATCCCGGCCCGAGGGCTGGACTGGGCCGGCATCGGCAGCCTGGAGCCCGGCCACCAGGCCGACATCCAGCTGATCCGTACCCAGGACTGGCGGTACCTGCTCAATCCCCGCCCGTTGGAGGGCTTCCTGGCTCTGGGCGGCTCCCAGGACGTGGACACCGTGCTGGTCGCCGGGCAGGTCCGGGTGCGTGGCGGGCGGCCGGTCGACCTCGACGAGAGCGACCTGCAGGCGCAGTACCTGGACGCTCTCGCCTCCTTCTCCATACGTCGCCTGGGGGTCGATCCCGGGGTCGTGGCGCAGTGGATCCGCCGAGCCACCAACACGGAAGGCGATTGA
- a CDS encoding isochorismatase family protein: MSIPAIAPYPMPAEHELPVNTVRWIIDPARAVLLIHDMQRYFLQPFSATQSPVSELVPNVQALREAFTAAGAPVTYTAQPGGMDDRQRGLLKDFWGSGMSADPQHRAIIDQLAPAGPDVVHTKWRPSAFCRTGLLDQLRDLGRDQLVICGVYAHVGILMTAHEGFSNDIQTFLVADAIADFTPEFHRLALEYAASRCSVTVSTRTALAMMQGAPR; this comes from the coding sequence ATGTCGATCCCCGCGATCGCGCCGTACCCGATGCCGGCCGAACACGAACTGCCGGTCAACACCGTACGGTGGATCATCGATCCCGCCCGGGCGGTGCTGCTGATCCACGACATGCAGCGCTACTTCCTGCAACCCTTCTCGGCCACCCAGTCACCGGTCAGCGAGCTGGTGCCCAACGTCCAGGCGCTGCGGGAGGCCTTCACCGCGGCCGGCGCACCGGTCACCTACACCGCCCAGCCGGGTGGGATGGACGACCGGCAGCGTGGCCTGCTGAAGGACTTCTGGGGCAGCGGGATGAGCGCCGACCCGCAACACCGGGCGATCATCGACCAGCTGGCCCCGGCCGGGCCGGATGTCGTACACACCAAGTGGCGGCCCAGCGCCTTCTGCCGGACCGGTCTGCTCGACCAGCTCCGCGACCTGGGTCGCGACCAGCTGGTCATCTGCGGGGTGTACGCCCATGTCGGCATCCTGATGACCGCCCACGAGGGCTTCTCCAACGACATCCAGACCTTCCTGGTGGCCGACGCCATCGCCGACTTCACCCCGGAGTTCCACCGCCTGGCGTTGGAGTACGCGGCCTCCCGCTGCTCGGTGACCGTCTCCACCCGCACCGCCCTGGCCATGATGCAGGGGGCACCGCGATGA
- a CDS encoding RimK family alpha-L-glutamate ligase translates to MDTSPPDLVVLASRVRYEEKRIMAALDRRGSRFTHLDSRSLSVTAATDRYAGRVVLNREVGHYRAWYAAEALEAAGARVVNTAAATHLSGDKWLTSAALLRHGLPTPRTALAMTPEAGLKALAEVGYPAVIKPLVGSWGRLVTRVTDEAMAGAVLEHVAALPSPQSHIVYVQELVPKADRDIRVAVVGGRALGATWRRGEDWRTNVARGAVSEPCHLGPELVRLAVAAAAAVGADIAGVDLIEDGDGRLTVLEVNDRVEFRGFESAHGDIDVAGAIADLLITKAEA, encoded by the coding sequence ATGGACACCTCTCCCCCCGATCTCGTCGTACTCGCCTCGCGGGTGCGGTACGAGGAAAAAAGGATCATGGCCGCGCTGGATCGGCGCGGCAGCCGGTTCACCCACCTGGATTCCCGGTCGTTGTCCGTGACCGCGGCCACCGACCGGTACGCCGGCCGGGTAGTGCTCAACCGCGAGGTCGGGCACTACCGGGCCTGGTACGCGGCCGAAGCCCTGGAGGCGGCCGGTGCCCGGGTGGTGAACACGGCTGCTGCCACCCACCTGAGCGGTGACAAGTGGCTGACCTCGGCGGCACTGCTGCGGCACGGGTTGCCGACCCCCCGGACGGCCCTGGCGATGACCCCGGAGGCGGGTCTGAAGGCGTTGGCCGAGGTCGGCTACCCCGCTGTGATCAAACCCCTGGTCGGTTCCTGGGGCCGGTTGGTCACCCGGGTCACCGACGAGGCGATGGCCGGTGCCGTGCTGGAGCATGTGGCGGCCCTGCCGTCGCCGCAGTCCCACATCGTCTACGTACAGGAACTGGTGCCCAAGGCGGACCGGGACATCCGGGTCGCCGTGGTCGGCGGACGCGCTCTGGGCGCCACCTGGCGCCGAGGCGAGGACTGGCGCACCAACGTGGCCCGGGGGGCGGTCAGCGAACCCTGCCACCTCGGGCCGGAGCTGGTGCGGCTGGCGGTCGCGGCAGCCGCCGCGGTGGGCGCCGACATCGCCGGGGTGGACCTCATCGAGGACGGCGACGGCCGCCTGACGGTGCTCGAGGTCAACGACCGGGTCGAGTTTCGCGGGTTCGAATCCGCGCACGGCGACATCGATGTCGCCGGGGCCATCGCGGACCTGCTCATCACGAAGGCGGAGGCATGA
- a CDS encoding AMP-binding protein produces MMPPGQTLPQLLHHWAAHRPDRTALICYRGDTAEALTYADLADRVDRLATNLVRLGVRRGEVVTLQLPNSWQLVAMILACARIGAVAGPVVPIMRQREVEFMTRLTQSPVYVAAAEFRGFSYADMSAAVAAAVPTLRHRVLLHDGHHCAAGEAGTLDFDIDLLRPAPPIDLAALAPDPDDPAQVIFTSGTTGEPKGVVHSHRTMDAMNRAQAQVLHLTGDEVTAMGSPTTHQAGYTWNLVMPLLLGGTAVQVDAWNPAAMLRIMQEHGVTFFMGAPTFLSDLIEEQRARPRDLSALRTFATGSAPIAPKLVEDAREVLGCRLYALWGMSENGCVTITRPEEPPLRAAESDGTPVPGMQVRIVDRETGRPVPSGTSGLLQVRGASQCLGYFRRSETYAASVTPDGWFDTGDLARDDGYGGIRITGRVKDIIMRGAENIPVVEVEAALLRHEAIRDVAVVGYPDDRLGERACAVLVTGGPPVTLDEVRTHLAGLGMAKQFWPERVELLPALPRTPSGKIQKFVLRERVRG; encoded by the coding sequence ATGATGCCGCCCGGCCAGACCCTGCCGCAGCTGCTGCACCACTGGGCGGCCCACCGGCCGGACCGGACCGCCCTGATCTGCTACCGGGGCGACACCGCCGAGGCCCTCACCTACGCCGACCTGGCCGACCGGGTCGACCGGCTGGCCACCAACCTGGTCCGCCTGGGGGTACGCCGGGGCGAGGTGGTCACCCTGCAACTGCCGAACTCCTGGCAACTGGTGGCGATGATCCTGGCCTGTGCCCGGATCGGGGCGGTGGCCGGACCGGTGGTGCCGATCATGCGCCAGCGCGAGGTCGAGTTCATGACCCGGTTGACCCAGAGCCCGGTGTACGTGGCCGCGGCCGAGTTCCGCGGATTCTCGTACGCGGACATGAGCGCCGCCGTGGCGGCGGCCGTGCCCACCCTCCGTCACCGGGTGCTGCTGCACGACGGGCACCACTGCGCCGCCGGCGAGGCGGGGACCCTGGACTTCGACATCGACCTGCTCCGCCCGGCGCCCCCGATCGACCTGGCCGCCCTGGCGCCGGACCCGGACGACCCGGCCCAGGTCATCTTCACCTCCGGCACCACCGGTGAGCCCAAGGGCGTGGTGCACAGCCATCGCACCATGGACGCGATGAACCGGGCCCAGGCCCAGGTGCTGCACCTGACCGGCGACGAGGTCACCGCGATGGGGTCACCCACCACCCACCAGGCCGGCTACACCTGGAACCTGGTGATGCCGCTGCTGCTGGGGGGAACGGCCGTGCAGGTGGACGCCTGGAACCCGGCCGCAATGCTGCGGATCATGCAGGAGCACGGGGTCACCTTCTTCATGGGGGCGCCGACCTTCCTGTCCGATCTGATCGAGGAACAGCGGGCCCGCCCACGCGACCTCTCCGCGCTGCGCACCTTCGCCACCGGCAGCGCCCCGATCGCCCCGAAGCTGGTCGAGGACGCCCGGGAGGTGCTGGGCTGCCGCCTGTACGCCCTGTGGGGCATGTCGGAGAACGGCTGCGTGACGATCACCCGGCCGGAGGAACCCCCACTACGGGCAGCGGAGAGTGACGGCACCCCGGTGCCCGGGATGCAGGTGCGGATCGTCGACCGGGAGACCGGCCGGCCGGTCCCGTCGGGCACCTCCGGGTTGCTCCAGGTGCGGGGCGCCAGCCAGTGCCTGGGCTACTTCCGTCGATCGGAGACCTATGCCGCCTCGGTCACCCCGGACGGCTGGTTCGACACCGGGGACCTGGCGCGTGACGACGGGTACGGCGGCATCCGGATCACCGGTCGGGTCAAGGACATCATCATGCGCGGGGCGGAGAACATCCCCGTGGTGGAGGTGGAGGCGGCCCTGCTGCGCCACGAGGCGATCCGCGATGTGGCCGTGGTCGGCTATCCGGACGACCGCCTGGGCGAGCGGGCCTGCGCGGTGCTGGTCACCGGCGGTCCGCCGGTGACCCTGGACGAGGTCCGGACCCATCTGGCCGGCCTGGGAATGGCCAAGCAGTTCTGGCCCGAACGGGTCGAGCTGCTGCCGGCCCTTCCCCGCACCCCGTCCGGCAAGATCCAGAAGTTCGTGCTGCGCGAACGCGTCAGGGGGTAA
- a CDS encoding CGNR zinc finger domain-containing protein: MRGQPGGRTAAPDGLALVQAFINSVNVEFGPDEFADLAGFARWLARNGWPEVQPDELDRRDAIALREALRALAREHNGGPPATTARRTVAHISAGCPLVVGFAQDDGDPALLPTQDGVRGVLATVLAAVTRSVVEGTWPRLKACHEHRCEWVFYDRSRNRSSRWCSMDICGVRAKMRVYRQGRRQAEREPAPEATAAAATPRPGVS; the protein is encoded by the coding sequence ATGAGAGGACAGCCCGGAGGTAGGACGGCCGCACCGGACGGACTGGCATTGGTGCAGGCCTTCATCAACAGCGTCAATGTCGAATTCGGGCCGGACGAGTTCGCCGATCTGGCGGGGTTCGCCCGCTGGCTGGCCCGCAACGGCTGGCCCGAGGTGCAACCGGACGAGCTCGACCGGCGGGACGCGATCGCCCTGCGGGAGGCCCTGCGGGCCCTGGCCCGGGAACACAACGGCGGGCCGCCGGCGACGACGGCCCGCCGCACGGTGGCCCACATCTCGGCCGGGTGCCCACTGGTGGTCGGCTTCGCTCAGGACGACGGTGACCCGGCACTGCTACCCACCCAGGACGGGGTACGGGGAGTGCTGGCCACCGTGCTGGCCGCGGTTACCCGGTCCGTGGTCGAGGGCACCTGGCCACGACTCAAGGCATGTCACGAGCACCGCTGCGAATGGGTCTTCTACGACCGGTCCCGCAATCGCAGCAGTCGGTGGTGTTCGATGGACATCTGCGGGGTCCGGGCCAAGATGCGGGTCTACCGCCAGGGGCGGCGTCAGGCCGAGCGGGAACCGGCCCCGGAGGCCACCGCCGCGGCGGCGACCCCGAGGCCGGGGGTCAGCTGA
- a CDS encoding 2,3-dihydro-2,3-dihydroxybenzoate dehydrogenase, translating to MTSGTAVVTGAAGGIGAAVVRALAAAGVAVAALDRNPVALKELADEVEGVRAYPVDVSVSAEVDEVIDQVERELGGIGYLVNAAGILRTAAATELTDEDWNNTFAVNTTGVFHVSRAVARAMVPRRFGVIVTVASNATAVPRWHMGAYAASKAAATSFTKVLGLEVAGHGIRCNVVAPGSTDTPMLTSLWADDDARRISIEGTADTFRVGIPLGRLASPADIAAAVLFLLSDRASHITLHELVVDGGASLGA from the coding sequence ATGACGAGCGGAACAGCAGTGGTCACCGGGGCCGCGGGAGGCATCGGCGCGGCCGTCGTCCGGGCCCTGGCCGCGGCCGGGGTCGCGGTCGCGGCGCTGGATCGCAACCCGGTGGCCCTGAAGGAACTGGCCGACGAGGTCGAGGGGGTGCGAGCCTATCCGGTCGACGTCTCCGTCAGCGCCGAGGTCGACGAGGTGATCGACCAGGTCGAGCGGGAGCTGGGTGGGATCGGTTACCTGGTCAACGCGGCCGGGATCCTGCGTACCGCAGCGGCCACCGAGCTCACCGACGAGGACTGGAACAACACCTTCGCGGTCAACACGACCGGGGTGTTCCATGTCAGCCGGGCGGTCGCCCGGGCGATGGTGCCCCGCCGCTTCGGGGTGATCGTCACGGTCGCCTCCAACGCCACCGCGGTGCCGCGCTGGCACATGGGTGCCTACGCGGCCTCCAAGGCGGCGGCCACCAGCTTCACCAAGGTGCTCGGGCTGGAGGTGGCCGGGCACGGCATCCGGTGCAACGTGGTCGCGCCCGGCTCCACGGACACCCCGATGCTGACCTCCCTCTGGGCCGACGATGACGCCCGGCGGATCTCCATCGAGGGCACCGCGGACACCTTCCGGGTGGGCATTCCGCTGGGCCGGCTGGCCAGTCCCGCGGACATCGCCGCGGCGGTGCTGTTCCTGCTGTCGGACCGGGCGTCCCACATCACCCTGCACGAACTGGTCGTCGACGGCGGTGCGTCGCTCGGCGCCTGA
- a CDS encoding transketolase family protein: MTAPAVAPPASRETYRDTLVELMALDDRVVCLDSDTGLFKGVDFGPTANRYLNVGIAEHTLMGAAAGLARAGRMPWVNTMAAFASARALDAVKVDIALTNAPVRIAATHCGVSAGHLGPTHHALEDLAVMRALPNMTVVVPADATQTRELVRQAAGVPGPVYLRLGRNATPALPAGPPPRLGTVQQVRAGTDVTIAACGPYPLLAALEAADLLHRDGIRAAVLNVHTLKPLDVPTILAAASITGLVVTVEEHWAAGGLGSAVTEALAETLPVPVHRIAMPDSFIDVSGGQRFLLDYAGVTSAAVAAKVRAALRRPVHPIGGTR, translated from the coding sequence GTGACCGCCCCCGCCGTCGCCCCGCCCGCCTCCCGGGAGACCTACCGGGACACCCTGGTCGAGCTGATGGCCCTGGATGATCGGGTGGTCTGCCTGGACAGCGACACCGGCCTGTTCAAGGGGGTGGACTTCGGCCCGACCGCCAACCGGTACCTGAACGTGGGCATCGCCGAACACACCCTGATGGGCGCCGCGGCCGGACTGGCCCGGGCCGGGCGGATGCCGTGGGTGAACACCATGGCGGCCTTCGCCTCGGCCCGGGCCCTGGACGCGGTCAAGGTGGACATCGCCCTGACCAACGCCCCGGTACGCATCGCGGCCACCCACTGCGGGGTGTCCGCCGGGCACCTCGGCCCCACCCACCACGCCCTTGAGGACCTGGCGGTGATGCGGGCCCTGCCGAACATGACCGTGGTGGTGCCGGCCGACGCCACCCAGACCCGGGAGCTGGTCCGGCAGGCGGCCGGGGTGCCGGGGCCGGTCTACCTGCGGCTGGGGCGCAACGCGACCCCGGCCCTGCCCGCCGGGCCTCCGCCCCGACTCGGCACGGTCCAGCAGGTCCGGGCCGGCACGGATGTGACCATCGCGGCCTGTGGGCCGTACCCGCTGCTGGCCGCCCTGGAGGCCGCCGACCTGCTGCACCGGGACGGCATCCGGGCCGCGGTGTTGAACGTGCACACCCTCAAGCCCCTGGACGTCCCGACCATCCTGGCCGCGGCGAGCATCACCGGCCTGGTGGTGACCGTGGAGGAACACTGGGCGGCCGGTGGTCTGGGCAGCGCGGTCACCGAGGCCCTGGCCGAGACCCTGCCGGTGCCCGTGCACCGGATCGCCATGCCGGACTCCTTCATCGACGTCTCCGGGGGCCAGCGTTTCCTGCTCGATTACGCCGGGGTCACCTCCGCCGCCGTCGCCGCCAAGGTCCGCGCGGCCCTGCGCCGGCCGGTTCACCCCATCGGAGGTACGCGATGA